The following proteins are encoded in a genomic region of Nocardioides sp. cx-173:
- a CDS encoding glycosyltransferase family 2 protein codes for MSTPTVSVVIPVRDDAEALRACLRLLAVQTTPPLEVVVVDNGSSDESAAVARAGGARVVAEPAVGIPSAAATGYDAARGEVIARCDADSRPGPEWVARIADAFASRPDLDAVTGWGWFHDLPRGLRWPAAAAYLGTYYATTHLALGHTSLWGSSMALRRSAWQAVRGEVHRDDPELHDDLDLAFVLGPSRVVRLDPRLLVGVSARSLRGAEQRRRRLDRAWRTLRVNWAVQPPWLRWQERWRRVTR; via the coding sequence ATGAGCACGCCGACCGTCTCGGTCGTCATCCCGGTGCGCGACGACGCCGAGGCGCTGCGCGCGTGCCTGCGGCTCCTCGCGGTCCAGACCACGCCCCCGCTCGAGGTGGTCGTCGTGGACAACGGATCGAGCGACGAGTCGGCCGCGGTCGCCCGCGCCGGCGGGGCTCGCGTGGTCGCGGAGCCGGCGGTGGGCATCCCGAGCGCGGCCGCCACCGGGTACGACGCGGCGCGCGGCGAGGTCATCGCCCGCTGCGACGCCGACAGCCGGCCGGGCCCCGAGTGGGTCGCCAGGATCGCCGACGCCTTCGCCTCTCGCCCGGACCTCGACGCGGTGACGGGCTGGGGGTGGTTCCACGACCTGCCGCGCGGGCTGCGGTGGCCGGCCGCGGCGGCGTACCTCGGCACCTACTACGCCACCACGCACCTGGCCCTGGGTCACACCTCGCTGTGGGGCTCCAGCATGGCGCTGCGCCGCTCGGCCTGGCAGGCGGTGCGCGGGGAGGTCCATCGCGACGACCCCGAGCTTCACGACGACCTGGATCTCGCCTTCGTCCTCGGCCCCTCGCGGGTGGTGCGACTCGACCCGCGGCTGCTGGTCGGCGTGTCGGCGCGGTCGCTGCGCGGAGCCGAGCAGCGCCGCCGGCGCCTGGACCGCGCGTGGCGCACCCTGCGCGTCAACTGGGCCGTGCAGCCGCCCTGGCTGCGCTGGCAGGAGCGGTGGCGCCGAGTCACCAGGTGA
- a CDS encoding prenyltransferase gives MTAATGPTTGPTTAPSRLAQLVGTSRPLSWVNTAYPFGAAYLLAGGGVDLRLVLGVLWFLVPYNLLMYGVNDVFDYESDVRNPRKGGVEGIVLDRRVHRLTLWAAGILNLPFVVALVVLGDTASTAVLAVSVFAVVAYSAPWLRFKERPFLDSLTSSTHFVSPACFGLALAGGSLTREALAALAGFFLWGVASHAFGAVQDIRADREAGIASVGTWLGAAGTVRLALASYVAAGLLLATTGWPAALSALLVLPYAANVAAYLSVRDDDCERAHGGWRRFLWLNYVTGFLLTQLLIWLTW, from the coding sequence ATGACCGCCGCCACCGGGCCGACCACGGGGCCGACCACGGCGCCGTCGCGGCTGGCGCAGCTCGTGGGCACGTCGCGACCCCTGAGCTGGGTCAACACCGCCTACCCGTTCGGCGCCGCCTACCTGCTCGCCGGCGGCGGCGTCGACCTCCGGCTGGTGCTCGGCGTGCTGTGGTTCCTGGTGCCCTACAACCTGCTGATGTACGGCGTGAACGACGTCTTCGACTACGAGTCCGACGTGCGCAACCCGCGCAAGGGCGGGGTCGAGGGCATCGTCCTCGACCGGCGGGTGCACCGGCTGACGCTCTGGGCCGCGGGGATCCTCAACCTGCCGTTCGTCGTGGCGCTCGTCGTGCTCGGCGACACCGCCTCGACGGCGGTGCTCGCGGTGTCGGTGTTCGCCGTCGTGGCCTACTCCGCCCCGTGGCTGCGCTTCAAGGAGCGCCCCTTCCTCGACTCGCTGACCTCCAGCACCCACTTCGTCAGTCCGGCCTGCTTCGGCCTCGCGCTCGCGGGCGGGTCCCTGACCCGCGAGGCCCTCGCGGCGCTCGCCGGCTTCTTCCTGTGGGGCGTCGCCTCGCACGCGTTCGGGGCGGTGCAGGACATCCGGGCCGACCGCGAGGCCGGCATCGCCTCGGTCGGCACCTGGCTGGGCGCTGCGGGCACCGTGCGGCTGGCCCTGGCGTCGTACGTCGCGGCCGGGCTGCTGCTGGCGACCACCGGCTGGCCGGCGGCGCTGAGCGCGCTGCTGGTGTTGCCCTACGCCGCCAACGTCGCGGCCTACCTGTCGGTGCGCGACGACGACTGCGAGCGCGCCCACGGCGGCTGGCGGCGCTTCCTGTGGCTCAACTACGTGACCGGGTTCCTCCTCACCCAGCTGCTCATCTGGCTCACCTGGTGA
- a CDS encoding lycopene cyclase domain-containing protein, with protein MTYLDVAVWFLALAAAVLATAVVLRRPSRRWWATTGLTVLAMGVLTVVFDSLMIAADLFRYGDGALVGVRLILAPVEDLAWPLAAVALLPSVWLLLGGRDR; from the coding sequence GTGACGTATCTCGACGTCGCCGTGTGGTTCCTGGCGCTGGCCGCCGCGGTGCTGGCCACGGCGGTGGTCCTGCGCCGTCCCTCGCGCCGGTGGTGGGCGACCACCGGCCTGACCGTGCTCGCCATGGGCGTGCTCACGGTGGTGTTCGACAGCCTGATGATCGCCGCGGACCTGTTCCGCTACGGCGACGGCGCGCTCGTCGGCGTGCGGCTGATCCTGGCGCCCGTCGAGGACCTCGCGTGGCCGCTCGCCGCGGTCGCTCTGCTGCCCTCGGTGTGGCTCCTGCTCGGCGGGCGGGACCGATGA
- a CDS encoding lycopene cyclase domain-containing protein: MRFAYLASILVSALCLGLVDRRWRLFLFARPLRALAVLAVGFAFFLVWDLAALDQAIYRRGDSPAMTGIEVADELPVEELFFIGFLCYTTMVLHGLAARLLSRRREGSVS, translated from the coding sequence ATGAGGTTCGCCTACCTGGCCAGCATCCTGGTCTCGGCGCTCTGCCTCGGCCTGGTCGACCGGCGCTGGCGGCTGTTCCTGTTCGCCCGGCCGCTGCGGGCGCTCGCGGTGCTCGCGGTGGGCTTCGCCTTCTTCCTGGTCTGGGACCTCGCCGCGCTCGACCAGGCGATCTACCGCCGCGGCGACTCCCCCGCCATGACCGGCATCGAGGTGGCCGACGAGCTGCCCGTGGAGGAGCTCTTCTTCATCGGCTTCCTCTGCTACACCACGATGGTCCTGCACGGCCTGGCCGCGCGCCTGCTCTCCCGTCGGCGGGAGGGGTCGGTCTCGTGA